A part of Molothrus aeneus isolate 106 chromosome 10, BPBGC_Maene_1.0, whole genome shotgun sequence genomic DNA contains:
- the EIF4G1 gene encoding eukaryotic translation initiation factor 4 gamma 1 isoform X5, translating into MNKAPQPTGGAPTAPHPAPSPGLPQPTFPPGQTAPVVFNPAPTSQMNTPSQPRQHFYQNRAQPPASASRVQSNTTARPGPPAHVYPAASQVMMIPSQISYTPSQGAYYIPGQGRSTYVVPTQQYPVQPGAPSFYPGASPTEFGTYAGAYYPAQGVQQFSAGVPTAQVIVSQQPPIPPKRERKTIRIRDPNQGGKDITEEIMSGARTSSTPTPPQAGSGLEPQANGETPHVAVIVRPDDRPKPALVVSKPVSLEPSKSASPSPPPPLIPEVEPVVLSPVTLVPMEPPVDTDVKAEQGEAPPDPQKTLSAITTVPGAAELPLVPAPNMDTVAAEEEEEEEEKVAISLPEPTLQEPVPPEVPPVPTVPSMPAVPLVPAAPSPPPVVPQAPEAPAKPASPSPPPPREEPCPEPTEANGVLEETPETVPEAPVCQPVPVSEPVPVPTLDSPVAQAEELPLPNGVEGTSKAEPSEERPESDVSPISEPEEPAQPGTPASPPAEEEEEESEGPGETQERSLSPAPAPSQISEATAQVAMSVPKKKRRMKELNKKEAVGDLLDAFKESQTGDSASEAENKPPVSTPASEAEDVAPARPQEESEETWEEKEDKLAPEKGKAAGQKYGYKEEQWKPLNPEEKKRYDREFLLGFQFIFASMQKPEGLPQITDVVLDKPCVPSQANKTPLRPIDPLRISSMNCSPDFTPSFANLGRPVMGNRGLPSGLGPRRSQPSQRKEPRKIIATVSLNEDVKLNKAEKAWKPSSKRASEEEDPENIKTQELLRRVRSILNKLTPQMFQQLMKQVMELSIDTEERLKGVIDLVFEKAISEPNFSVAYANMCRCLMGLKVPTTDKPTVTVNFRKLLLNRCQKEFEKDKDDDEIFEKRQKEMDDASAPEEKARMKDELEEARDKARRRSLGNIKFIGELFKLKMLTEAIMHDCVVKLLKNHDEESLECLCRLLTTIGKDLDFEKAKPRMDQYFNQMEKIIKEKKTSSRIRFMLQDVIDLRRNSWVPRRGDQGPKTIDQIHKEAEMEEHREHIKVQQLMSKDKRRGPPGPSSGGRSSLVADDGWNTVPISKGNRPIDTSRLTKITKPGSIDSNNQLFAPGGRLSWGKGSSGGSGAKPADSASDSGRPATSTLNRFSALQQSMPAESPESRRVVQRSSSSRDRSEKAGDRGDRESRSEKGSDRLERLDRGERVDRNRSALTKRSFSKETEDRSREREKQGGPEAVRKAASMTEQRDRSRETVKQEPTPPATSTKPALSEEELEKKSKAIIEEYLHINDMKEALQCVQELGSPSSLYIFVQNGIESTLERSTISREHMGALLCQLVKAGTLSKEQYYKGLREILEIAEDMEIDIPHIWLYLAELITPILQEEGIPMEELFREITKPLVPIGKATTLLVEVLGLLCKGMGQKTAGKLWRDGGLSWKEFLPEDQDVNKFVTEQKLEYTMGDSSDMPSRKELTSEELCKQMDKLLKENPNNQRIYDWIEANLSEQQVSSNTFIRALMTSVCHLAIVFENPYRVDAMVIRNQAKLLQKYLRDEQKELQALYALQALVVKLDQPPNLLRMFFDALYDEDVIKEEAFYKWESSKDPAEQQGKGVALKSVTAFFTWLREAEDESDNN; encoded by the exons CGGGTGCGTATTACCCGGCGCAGGGGGTGCAGCAGTTCTCAGCGGGGGTCCCCACTGCCCAGGTCATTGTGAGCCAGCAACCACCGATCCCCCCAAAACGAGAACGCAAGACG ATCCGAATACGAGACCCCAACCAAGGTGGCAAAGACATTACAGAAGAAATTATGTCTGGAGCAAGGACCTCATCCACCCCCACTCCTCCACAG GCTGGAAGCGGTTTGGAGCCCCAGGCCAATGGAGAGACCCCTCATGTAGCAGTTATTGTCCGGCCCG ATGACCGCCCAAAGCCTGCGCTGGTGGTGAGCAAGCCCGTCTCCCTGGAGCCCAGCAAGTCAGCATCCCCgtctcctccccctcccctgatCCCCGAGGTGGAGCCCGTGGTGCTCTCGCCTGTGACGCTGGTGCCAATGGAGCCTCCTGTGGACACGGACGTGAAAGCGGAGCAGGGCGAGGCGCCACCTGACCCGCAAAAGACGTTAAGCGCCATCACTACAGTGCCAGGGGCTGCGGAGCTGCCCCTTGTGCCCGCGCCCAACATGGACACGGTGGctgcggaggaggaggaggaagaggaggagaaggttgCTATTTCCCTCCCAGAGCCCACCCTGCAGGAGCCTGTGCCCCCTGAGGTGCCGCCGGTGCCCACTGTTCCCTCGATGCCAGCCGTGCCCCTGGTGCCGGCTGCGCCGTCGCCACCGCCCGTTGTACCACAGGCCCCCGAAGCGCCTGCCAAacctgcctcccccagcccccctcCGCCCCGGGaagagccctgccctgagcccactGAGGCCAATGGGGTTTTGGAGGAGACACCTGAGACGGTCCCTGAGGCGCCCGTGTGCCAGCCAGTGCCGGTCTCCGAGCCGGtgcctgtgcccaccctggaCTCCCCCGTTGCCCAGGCTGAAGAGCTGCCCCTACCCAATGGTGTGGAGGGCACCAGCAAAGCAGAGCCAAGTGAGGAGCGGCCCGAGTCAGATGTCAGTCCCATCTCAGAGCCtgaggagccagcccagcctggcacccctgcctccccacctgcagaggaggaggaggaagagagcgAAGGCCCTGGTGAGACCCAGGAGCGAAGCttgagcccagcccctgccccttcGCAGATCTCGGAGGCGACCGCACAAG TCGCCATGTCGGTGCCAAAGAAGAAACGAAGGATGAAGGAGCTGAACAAGAAGGAGGCAGTAGGTGATTTGCTGGATGCCTTTAAAGAG tCTCAGACTGGTGATAGTGCCTCGGAGGCGGAGAACAAGCCCCCCGTGTCTACCCCTGCCAGTGAAGCAGAGGATGTGGCTCCTGCCCGTCCACAGGAGGAATCGGAAGAGAcatgggaggagaaggaagacaAGTTGGCCCCAGAGAAGGGCAAGGCTGCTGGCCAGAAGTATGGCTACAAGGAAG AGCAATGGAAGCCATTGAACCCTGAGGAGAAGAAGCGATATGACCGGGAGTTCCTGCTGGGCTTCCAGTTCATCTTTGCCAGCATGCAGAAACCTGAGGGGCTGCCCCAGATCACAGATGTGGTGCTGGACAAG CCGTGTGTACCTTCGCAGGCCAATAAGACCCCACTGCGGCCAATCGACCCCCTCCGCATCAGTAGCATGAACTGCAGCCCTGACTTCACCCCCTCCTTCGCCAACCTTGGCCGGCCTGTCATGGGCAACCGGGGCCTG CCCTCAGGGTTGGGTCCCCGCCGCTCCCAGCCGAGTCAGAGGAAGGAGCCCCGCAAAATCATTGCTACTGTGTCCCTCAATGAGGATGTCAAGCTGAACAAGGCCGAGAAGGCCTGGAAACCCAGCAGCAAACGTGCTTCCGAGGAGGAGGATCCTGAGAATATCAAGACACag GAACTGCTCCGCCGTGTCCGCAGCATCCTCAACAAGCTGACACCCCAGATGTTCCAGCAACTGATGAAGCAGGTGATGGAGTTGTCCATCGACACGGAGGAGCGGCTCAAGGGTGTCATCGACCTCGTCTTCGAGAAGGCCATCTCGGAGCCAAACTTCTCTGTTGCCTATGCTAACATGTGCCGTTGCCTTATGGGG CTTAAAGTGCCCACAACAGACAAGCCCACAGTGACTGTGAACTTCCGCAAGCTGCTGCTCAACCGCTGCCAGAAGGAGTTTGAGAAGGACAAGGATGATGATGAGATCTTTGAGAAGCGGCAGAAGGAGATGGATGATGCCAGTGCT CCCGAGGAGAAGGCGCGCATGAAGGATGAGCTGGAGGAGGCGCGGGACAAGGCCCGACGACGATCCCTGGGCAACATCAAGTTCATTGGAGAGCTCTTCAAACTGAAGATGTTGACAGAGGCCATTATGCATGACTGCGTGGTGAAGCTGCTCAAAAACCACGATGAAGAGTCTCTTGAGTGCCTTTGCCGCCTGCTTACGACTATTGGCAAGGACTTGGACTTCGAGAAAGCCAAG CCCAGGATGGACCAGTACTTCAATCAGATGGAGAAGATcatcaaagagaaaaagacatCATCCCGAATCCGTTTCATGCTGCAGGATGTGATTGACCTAAGACGG aaTAGCTGGGTGCCGCGGCGGGGAGACCAGGGCCCCAAAACCATCGATCAGATCCACAAGGAAGCAGAGATGGAGGAGCATCGAGAACACATCAAAGTGCAGCAGCTCATGTCAAAGGATAAGAGGAGAGGACCCCCTGGGCCATCCTCTGGTG GACGCAGTAGCCTGGTTGCAGATGATGGCTGGAACACGGTGCCCATCAGCAAGGGCAACCGGCCCATTGACACCAGCCGGTTAACAAAGATCACCAAG CCTGGATCCATTGACTCCAATAACCAGCTCTTTGCACCGGGTGGGCGGCTGAGCTGGGGCAAAGGCAGCAGCGGAGGGTCTGGCGCAAAGCCTGCAGATTCAG CATCTGATTCAGGGCGACCAGCCACGAGCACCTTGAACCGCTTCTCAGCGCTCCAGCAGTCAATGCCTGCCGAGAGCCCAGAGTCCCGCCGTGTGGTGCAAAG gagcagctccagccgtGACAGGTCAGAgaaggctggggacagaggggaccgGGAGTCACGTTCGGAGAAGGGCAGCGACCGTCTAGAGCGTCTTGACCGGGGGGAGAGAGTAGACAGGAACAGGTCTGCCCTCACCAAGAGGAGCTTCAGCAAAGAGAcagaggacaggagccgagAACGGGAGAAGCAGGGCGGCCCCGAGGCTGTGCGCAAGGCTGCGAGCATGACGGAGCAACGGGACCGGAGCCGAGAGACTG TTAAACAAGAGCCAACACCTCCTGCAACATCCACCAAGCCCGCGCTGTCAGAAGAGGAACTGGAGAAGAAATCCAAGGCGATCATAGAGGAATACCTGCACATCAATGACATGAAG gaggccctgcagtgtgtgcaggagctgggcagccccTCCTCACTCTACATCTTTGTGCAAAATGGCATCGAGTCCACGCTGGAGAGGAGCACCATCTCCCGCGAGCACAtgggagccctgctctgccagctggtGAAGGCAGGCACGCTCTCCAAGGAGCAGTACTACAAAGG GCTGCGGGAGATCTTGGAGATCGCAGAGGACATGGAGATTGACATCCCACACATCTGGCTGTACCTGGCTGAGCTCATCACACCCATCCTGCAAGAGGAAGGCATCCCCATGGAGGAGCTGTTCAG GGAGATCACAAAGCCCCTGGTGCCCATTGGGAAGGCCACCACGCTGCTGGTTGAGGTGCTGGGCTTGTTGTGCAAGGGCATG GGCCAGAAGACCGCAGGAAAGCTGTGGAGGGATGGGggcctgagctggaaggaattcctgcctgagGACCAGGATGTCAACAAATTTGTCACAGAGCAG AAATTGGAGTACACGATGGGGGACAGCTCAGACATGCCAAGCCGCAAGGAGCTGAcctcagaggagctgtgcaAGCAAATGGACAAACTGCTGAAGGAGAACCCGAACAACCAAAGAATATACGACTGGATTGAG GCCAACCTGAGCGAGCAGCAGGTCTCGTCCAACACGTTTATCAGGGCCCTGATGACGTCTGTGTGCCACTTGGCCATTGTCT TTGAGAACCCGTACCGCGTGGACGCCATGGTCATCCGCAACCAGGCCAAGCTGCTCCAGAAGTACCTGCGGGATGAGCAGAAGGAGCTCCAGGCACTCTATGCCCTGCAAGCCTTGGTGGTGAAGTTGGACCAGCCTCCCA ACCTGCTGCGGATGTTCTTTGATGCCCTCTACGATGAGGACGTCATCAAGGAGGAGGCTTTCTACAAGTGGGAGTCCAGCAAGGACCCGGCCGAGCAGCAGGGTAAAGGGGTGGCTCTCAAATCGGTGACAGCCTTTTTCACCTGGCTCCGGGAAGCTGAGGATGAGTCGGACAACAACTGA
- the EIF4G1 gene encoding eukaryotic translation initiation factor 4 gamma 1 isoform X7 produces MNKAPQPTGGAPTAPHPAPSPGLPQPTFPPGQTAPVVFNPAPTSQMNTPSQPRQHFYQNRAQPPASASRVQSNTTARPGPPAHVYPAASQVMMIPSQISYTPSQGAYYIPGQGRSTYVVPTQQYPVQPGAPSFYPGASPTEFGTYAGAYYPAQGVQQFSAGVPTAQVIVSQQPPIPPKRERKTIRIRDPNQGGKDITEEIMSGARTSSTPTPPQAGSGLEPQANGETPHVAVIVRPDDRPKPALVVSKPVSLEPSKSASPSPPPPLIPEVEPVVLSPVTLVPMEPPVDTDVKAEQGEAPPDPQKTLSAITTVPGAAELPLVPAPNMDTVAAEEEEEEEEKVAISLPEPTLQEPVPPEVPPVPTVPSMPAVPLVPAAPSPPPVVPQAPEAPAKPASPSPPPPREEPCPEPTEANGVLEETPETVPEAPVCQPVPVSEPVPVPTLDSPVAQAEELPLPNGVEGTSKAEPSEERPESDVSPISEPEEPAQPGTPASPPAEEEEEESEGPGETQERSLSPAPAPSQISEATAQVAMSVPKKKRRMKELNKKEAVGDLLDAFKESQTGDSASEAENKPPVSTPASEAEDVAPARPQEESEETWEEKEDKLAPEKGKAAGQKYGYKEEQWKPLNPEEKKRYDREFLLGFQFIFASMQKPEGLPQITDVVLDKANKTPLRPIDPLRISSMNCSPDFTPSFANLGRPVMGNRGLPSGLGPRRSQPSQRKEPRKIIATVSLNEDVKLNKAEKAWKPSSKRASEEEDPENIKTQELLRRVRSILNKLTPQMFQQLMKQVMELSIDTEERLKGVIDLVFEKAISEPNFSVAYANMCRCLMGLKVPTTDKPTVTVNFRKLLLNRCQKEFEKDKDDDEIFEKRQKEMDDASAPEEKARMKDELEEARDKARRRSLGNIKFIGELFKLKMLTEAIMHDCVVKLLKNHDEESLECLCRLLTTIGKDLDFEKAKPRMDQYFNQMEKIIKEKKTSSRIRFMLQDVIDLRRNSWVPRRGDQGPKTIDQIHKEAEMEEHREHIKVQQLMSKDKRRGPPGPSSGGRSSLVADDGWNTVPISKGNRPIDTSRLTKITKPGSIDSNNQLFAPGGRLSWGKGSSGGSGAKPADSASDSGRPATSTLNRFSALQQSMPAESPESRRVVQRSSSSRDRSEKAGDRGDRESRSEKGSDRLERLDRGERVDRNRSALTKRSFSKETEDRSREREKQGGPEAVRKAASMTEQRDRSRETVKQEPTPPATSTKPALSEEELEKKSKAIIEEYLHINDMKEALQCVQELGSPSSLYIFVQNGIESTLERSTISREHMGALLCQLVKAGTLSKEQYYKGLREILEIAEDMEIDIPHIWLYLAELITPILQEEGIPMEELFREITKPLVPIGKATTLLVEVLGLLCKGMGQKTAGKLWRDGGLSWKEFLPEDQDVNKFVTEQKLEYTMGDSSDMPSRKELTSEELCKQMDKLLKENPNNQRIYDWIEANLSEQQVSSNTFIRALMTSVCHLAIVFENPYRVDAMVIRNQAKLLQKYLRDEQKELQALYALQALVVKLDQPPNLLRMFFDALYDEDVIKEEAFYKWESSKDPAEQQGKGVALKSVTAFFTWLREAEDESDNN; encoded by the exons CGGGTGCGTATTACCCGGCGCAGGGGGTGCAGCAGTTCTCAGCGGGGGTCCCCACTGCCCAGGTCATTGTGAGCCAGCAACCACCGATCCCCCCAAAACGAGAACGCAAGACG ATCCGAATACGAGACCCCAACCAAGGTGGCAAAGACATTACAGAAGAAATTATGTCTGGAGCAAGGACCTCATCCACCCCCACTCCTCCACAG GCTGGAAGCGGTTTGGAGCCCCAGGCCAATGGAGAGACCCCTCATGTAGCAGTTATTGTCCGGCCCG ATGACCGCCCAAAGCCTGCGCTGGTGGTGAGCAAGCCCGTCTCCCTGGAGCCCAGCAAGTCAGCATCCCCgtctcctccccctcccctgatCCCCGAGGTGGAGCCCGTGGTGCTCTCGCCTGTGACGCTGGTGCCAATGGAGCCTCCTGTGGACACGGACGTGAAAGCGGAGCAGGGCGAGGCGCCACCTGACCCGCAAAAGACGTTAAGCGCCATCACTACAGTGCCAGGGGCTGCGGAGCTGCCCCTTGTGCCCGCGCCCAACATGGACACGGTGGctgcggaggaggaggaggaagaggaggagaaggttgCTATTTCCCTCCCAGAGCCCACCCTGCAGGAGCCTGTGCCCCCTGAGGTGCCGCCGGTGCCCACTGTTCCCTCGATGCCAGCCGTGCCCCTGGTGCCGGCTGCGCCGTCGCCACCGCCCGTTGTACCACAGGCCCCCGAAGCGCCTGCCAAacctgcctcccccagcccccctcCGCCCCGGGaagagccctgccctgagcccactGAGGCCAATGGGGTTTTGGAGGAGACACCTGAGACGGTCCCTGAGGCGCCCGTGTGCCAGCCAGTGCCGGTCTCCGAGCCGGtgcctgtgcccaccctggaCTCCCCCGTTGCCCAGGCTGAAGAGCTGCCCCTACCCAATGGTGTGGAGGGCACCAGCAAAGCAGAGCCAAGTGAGGAGCGGCCCGAGTCAGATGTCAGTCCCATCTCAGAGCCtgaggagccagcccagcctggcacccctgcctccccacctgcagaggaggaggaggaagagagcgAAGGCCCTGGTGAGACCCAGGAGCGAAGCttgagcccagcccctgccccttcGCAGATCTCGGAGGCGACCGCACAAG TCGCCATGTCGGTGCCAAAGAAGAAACGAAGGATGAAGGAGCTGAACAAGAAGGAGGCAGTAGGTGATTTGCTGGATGCCTTTAAAGAG tCTCAGACTGGTGATAGTGCCTCGGAGGCGGAGAACAAGCCCCCCGTGTCTACCCCTGCCAGTGAAGCAGAGGATGTGGCTCCTGCCCGTCCACAGGAGGAATCGGAAGAGAcatgggaggagaaggaagacaAGTTGGCCCCAGAGAAGGGCAAGGCTGCTGGCCAGAAGTATGGCTACAAGGAAG AGCAATGGAAGCCATTGAACCCTGAGGAGAAGAAGCGATATGACCGGGAGTTCCTGCTGGGCTTCCAGTTCATCTTTGCCAGCATGCAGAAACCTGAGGGGCTGCCCCAGATCACAGATGTGGTGCTGGACAAG GCCAATAAGACCCCACTGCGGCCAATCGACCCCCTCCGCATCAGTAGCATGAACTGCAGCCCTGACTTCACCCCCTCCTTCGCCAACCTTGGCCGGCCTGTCATGGGCAACCGGGGCCTG CCCTCAGGGTTGGGTCCCCGCCGCTCCCAGCCGAGTCAGAGGAAGGAGCCCCGCAAAATCATTGCTACTGTGTCCCTCAATGAGGATGTCAAGCTGAACAAGGCCGAGAAGGCCTGGAAACCCAGCAGCAAACGTGCTTCCGAGGAGGAGGATCCTGAGAATATCAAGACACag GAACTGCTCCGCCGTGTCCGCAGCATCCTCAACAAGCTGACACCCCAGATGTTCCAGCAACTGATGAAGCAGGTGATGGAGTTGTCCATCGACACGGAGGAGCGGCTCAAGGGTGTCATCGACCTCGTCTTCGAGAAGGCCATCTCGGAGCCAAACTTCTCTGTTGCCTATGCTAACATGTGCCGTTGCCTTATGGGG CTTAAAGTGCCCACAACAGACAAGCCCACAGTGACTGTGAACTTCCGCAAGCTGCTGCTCAACCGCTGCCAGAAGGAGTTTGAGAAGGACAAGGATGATGATGAGATCTTTGAGAAGCGGCAGAAGGAGATGGATGATGCCAGTGCT CCCGAGGAGAAGGCGCGCATGAAGGATGAGCTGGAGGAGGCGCGGGACAAGGCCCGACGACGATCCCTGGGCAACATCAAGTTCATTGGAGAGCTCTTCAAACTGAAGATGTTGACAGAGGCCATTATGCATGACTGCGTGGTGAAGCTGCTCAAAAACCACGATGAAGAGTCTCTTGAGTGCCTTTGCCGCCTGCTTACGACTATTGGCAAGGACTTGGACTTCGAGAAAGCCAAG CCCAGGATGGACCAGTACTTCAATCAGATGGAGAAGATcatcaaagagaaaaagacatCATCCCGAATCCGTTTCATGCTGCAGGATGTGATTGACCTAAGACGG aaTAGCTGGGTGCCGCGGCGGGGAGACCAGGGCCCCAAAACCATCGATCAGATCCACAAGGAAGCAGAGATGGAGGAGCATCGAGAACACATCAAAGTGCAGCAGCTCATGTCAAAGGATAAGAGGAGAGGACCCCCTGGGCCATCCTCTGGTG GACGCAGTAGCCTGGTTGCAGATGATGGCTGGAACACGGTGCCCATCAGCAAGGGCAACCGGCCCATTGACACCAGCCGGTTAACAAAGATCACCAAG CCTGGATCCATTGACTCCAATAACCAGCTCTTTGCACCGGGTGGGCGGCTGAGCTGGGGCAAAGGCAGCAGCGGAGGGTCTGGCGCAAAGCCTGCAGATTCAG CATCTGATTCAGGGCGACCAGCCACGAGCACCTTGAACCGCTTCTCAGCGCTCCAGCAGTCAATGCCTGCCGAGAGCCCAGAGTCCCGCCGTGTGGTGCAAAG gagcagctccagccgtGACAGGTCAGAgaaggctggggacagaggggaccgGGAGTCACGTTCGGAGAAGGGCAGCGACCGTCTAGAGCGTCTTGACCGGGGGGAGAGAGTAGACAGGAACAGGTCTGCCCTCACCAAGAGGAGCTTCAGCAAAGAGAcagaggacaggagccgagAACGGGAGAAGCAGGGCGGCCCCGAGGCTGTGCGCAAGGCTGCGAGCATGACGGAGCAACGGGACCGGAGCCGAGAGACTG TTAAACAAGAGCCAACACCTCCTGCAACATCCACCAAGCCCGCGCTGTCAGAAGAGGAACTGGAGAAGAAATCCAAGGCGATCATAGAGGAATACCTGCACATCAATGACATGAAG gaggccctgcagtgtgtgcaggagctgggcagccccTCCTCACTCTACATCTTTGTGCAAAATGGCATCGAGTCCACGCTGGAGAGGAGCACCATCTCCCGCGAGCACAtgggagccctgctctgccagctggtGAAGGCAGGCACGCTCTCCAAGGAGCAGTACTACAAAGG GCTGCGGGAGATCTTGGAGATCGCAGAGGACATGGAGATTGACATCCCACACATCTGGCTGTACCTGGCTGAGCTCATCACACCCATCCTGCAAGAGGAAGGCATCCCCATGGAGGAGCTGTTCAG GGAGATCACAAAGCCCCTGGTGCCCATTGGGAAGGCCACCACGCTGCTGGTTGAGGTGCTGGGCTTGTTGTGCAAGGGCATG GGCCAGAAGACCGCAGGAAAGCTGTGGAGGGATGGGggcctgagctggaaggaattcctgcctgagGACCAGGATGTCAACAAATTTGTCACAGAGCAG AAATTGGAGTACACGATGGGGGACAGCTCAGACATGCCAAGCCGCAAGGAGCTGAcctcagaggagctgtgcaAGCAAATGGACAAACTGCTGAAGGAGAACCCGAACAACCAAAGAATATACGACTGGATTGAG GCCAACCTGAGCGAGCAGCAGGTCTCGTCCAACACGTTTATCAGGGCCCTGATGACGTCTGTGTGCCACTTGGCCATTGTCT TTGAGAACCCGTACCGCGTGGACGCCATGGTCATCCGCAACCAGGCCAAGCTGCTCCAGAAGTACCTGCGGGATGAGCAGAAGGAGCTCCAGGCACTCTATGCCCTGCAAGCCTTGGTGGTGAAGTTGGACCAGCCTCCCA ACCTGCTGCGGATGTTCTTTGATGCCCTCTACGATGAGGACGTCATCAAGGAGGAGGCTTTCTACAAGTGGGAGTCCAGCAAGGACCCGGCCGAGCAGCAGGGTAAAGGGGTGGCTCTCAAATCGGTGACAGCCTTTTTCACCTGGCTCCGGGAAGCTGAGGATGAGTCGGACAACAACTGA